From one Enterobacter kobei genomic stretch:
- the pdeH gene encoding cyclic-guanylate-specific phosphodiesterase — MKLKQVIQRLNIPEASVESLQERRYWLQCERAYTYQPIYKTDGHLMAIEVLTIVTHPSDPGQRIAPDRYFAEVAVRQRVDVVEEQVRLLARQHDFFMRHNILASVNVDGPTLLAMRQQDYLIDLINTLPWLRFELVEHIRLPDDVSFAAICEIGPLWLDDFGTGMANFSALSEVRYDYIKVARDLFIMLRQTPEGRNLFTQLLQLMNHYCQGVIVEGVETLEEWRDVQASPAAAAQGYFLSRPVPLENLDRVILSL, encoded by the coding sequence ATGAAGTTAAAGCAGGTTATCCAGCGGCTAAACATTCCGGAGGCAAGCGTAGAAAGCTTGCAGGAGCGACGGTACTGGTTGCAGTGCGAACGTGCTTATACCTATCAGCCAATCTACAAAACCGATGGTCATCTGATGGCGATTGAGGTCCTGACCATCGTCACGCACCCGTCCGATCCCGGACAGCGTATTGCACCGGATCGCTACTTCGCGGAAGTGGCGGTGCGTCAACGTGTTGACGTGGTGGAAGAGCAGGTCAGACTGCTTGCCCGTCAGCATGATTTTTTTATGCGCCACAACATCCTGGCCTCGGTGAACGTCGACGGGCCGACGCTGCTGGCAATGCGCCAGCAGGACTATCTGATCGATCTGATTAATACCCTGCCGTGGCTGCGTTTCGAGCTGGTGGAGCATATTCGCCTGCCGGATGATGTCTCTTTTGCCGCCATCTGTGAGATCGGCCCGCTGTGGCTGGATGATTTTGGCACCGGCATGGCTAACTTCTCGGCGCTGAGCGAAGTGCGTTACGACTACATTAAAGTCGCCCGTGATCTGTTCATCATGCTGCGTCAGACCCCGGAAGGCCGCAATCTGTTCACGCAGTTGCTGCAATTGATGAACCACTATTGTCAGGGTGTGATTGTGGAAGGCGTTGAAACGCTGGAAGAGTGGCGCGACGTACAGGCTTCGCCTGCGGCGGCGGCCCAGGGTTACTTCCTTTCCCGTCCGGTTCCGCTGGAAAACCTGGACCGTGTGATCCTGTCGCTGTAA
- a CDS encoding ABC transporter substrate-binding protein has protein sequence MSKKLALGAILLATLSGHAVAKSTLTLYTSQPSEDAQMTVNAFEKAHPDIDVKWIRDGTTKLTARLQAEMAAGGVAPDVLLIADSVTMESLKQQDLLAAYASPEARRYDAQLYDKAGFYYGTKLITTGIAYHTKAPVKPSSWQDLLKPELKNMTTLPSPLYSGAAQIHMAAVMNTPQLGWSYYEKLKANGAMPQSGNGAVMSAITSGNKAYGVLVDYMAIREKAKGAPIDFVFPTEGVSMVTEPVAVMKNAKNPQAAHAFIDFLLSDAGQRLVLQQGYLPADASLPVPAGFPPRDSIKLMSFDAAKALTDAEPNKKRFSDLFGSK, from the coding sequence ATGAGTAAAAAATTAGCGCTGGGCGCCATTTTACTGGCAACACTGAGTGGGCACGCCGTGGCGAAAAGCACGCTCACGCTGTATACCAGCCAGCCGAGTGAAGACGCGCAAATGACGGTCAATGCGTTTGAGAAAGCGCACCCGGACATTGACGTGAAATGGATCCGTGACGGCACCACCAAACTCACCGCGCGCTTACAGGCGGAGATGGCGGCAGGTGGCGTGGCACCGGATGTGCTGCTGATCGCTGACAGCGTGACCATGGAATCCCTCAAGCAGCAGGATCTGCTGGCGGCATACGCCTCCCCGGAAGCCCGCCGCTATGACGCACAGCTGTATGATAAAGCGGGCTTTTATTACGGTACTAAACTCATTACCACCGGCATCGCTTATCACACCAAAGCGCCAGTCAAACCCTCATCCTGGCAGGATCTGCTGAAGCCTGAACTGAAAAATATGACCACGCTGCCAAGCCCGCTCTACTCCGGCGCAGCGCAAATCCATATGGCCGCAGTAATGAACACCCCGCAGCTGGGCTGGTCCTATTACGAAAAACTGAAAGCCAACGGCGCGATGCCGCAGAGCGGTAACGGGGCGGTGATGAGCGCCATCACCTCCGGCAACAAAGCCTACGGTGTGCTGGTGGATTACATGGCGATCCGCGAAAAAGCAAAAGGCGCGCCTATTGATTTCGTCTTCCCGACCGAAGGCGTCAGCATGGTCACCGAGCCGGTGGCGGTGATGAAGAATGCCAAAAACCCGCAGGCGGCACATGCGTTTATTGATTTTCTCCTCTCCGACGCTGGGCAGCGGCTGGTGCTGCAACAGGGCTATCTGCCAGCAGACGCCAGCCTGCCGGTACCCGCAGGTTTCCCGCCGCGCGACAGTATCAAACTGATGTCGTTCGATGCCGCCAAGGCGCTGACTGATGCGGAGCCGAACAAAAAACGCTTCAGCGATCTCTTTGGCAGCAAATAA
- the kdgK gene encoding 2-dehydro-3-deoxygluconokinase, whose product MSRKIAVIGECMIELSQKGSEVNRGFGGDTLNTSVYIARQVEPEALRVHYVTALGTDNFSQQMLDAWQSENVVTDLTQRMENRLPGLYYIETDSTGERTFYYWRNEAAAKFWLESEQSAAICEELATFDYLYLSGISLAILSPASRDKLLSLLRECRANGGKVIFDNNYRPRLWASKEETQQVYQQMLECTDIAFLTLDDEDALWGQQPVEDVIARTHAAGVTEVVVKRGAESCLVSVAGEAVTDVPAVKLPKEKVIDTTAAGDSFSAGYLAVRLTGGDAQAAATRGHLTASTVIQYRGAIIPREAMPQ is encoded by the coding sequence ATGTCCAGGAAAATTGCCGTCATTGGCGAATGCATGATTGAACTGTCACAAAAAGGCTCCGAAGTTAACCGTGGCTTTGGTGGCGATACGTTAAACACCTCCGTGTATATCGCCCGCCAGGTCGAACCTGAGGCACTGAGGGTGCACTACGTCACCGCGCTGGGCACAGATAATTTCAGCCAGCAGATGCTGGACGCCTGGCAGAGTGAAAACGTAGTTACCGATCTGACGCAGCGTATGGAAAACCGCCTGCCGGGTCTCTATTACATTGAAACCGACAGCACCGGCGAGCGCACCTTCTATTACTGGCGTAACGAAGCGGCGGCAAAATTCTGGCTGGAAAGCGAACAGTCCGCCGCCATCTGCGAAGAGCTGGCGACCTTCGATTACCTGTATCTGAGCGGGATCAGCCTTGCGATCTTAAGCCCTGCCAGCCGCGACAAACTGCTGTCGTTGCTGCGCGAATGTCGCGCTAACGGCGGCAAGGTGATTTTTGACAACAACTACCGTCCGCGCCTGTGGGCCAGCAAAGAAGAGACGCAGCAGGTATATCAACAGATGCTGGAGTGCACCGACATTGCATTCCTGACGCTGGATGATGAAGACGCCCTGTGGGGTCAGCAGCCGGTTGAAGATGTGATCGCCCGTACCCACGCGGCGGGTGTAACGGAAGTGGTAGTGAAACGTGGCGCAGAGTCATGCCTGGTGTCGGTTGCCGGAGAAGCGGTCACAGACGTCCCGGCGGTGAAGCTCCCGAAAGAGAAGGTGATCGATACCACCGCGGCGGGCGATTCCTTCAGCGCCGGTTATCTGGCGGTGCGTCTGACCGGCGGCGATGCGCAAGCTGCCGCAACACGCGGGCATCTGACGGCCAGTACGGTGATCCAGTATCGCGGCGCGATTATTCCGCGCGAGGCAATGCCACAGTAA
- a CDS encoding ABC transporter permease — MTLRQPTSSGPPKGLLWLLLCIVALLSLLPSLRLLLAALLDWQQGSNSSLGRVLSNPSTWTALYNSLYTSGLGTLLSLLLGSLFAFCLALTNIRLKQMWVFLFMLPMMIPPQVTALSWLQLFGPGSILLNSIGLAPSFGSPNPLYSAEGIALLLGIQHAPLVFLALRTQLQCLPKEQIEAARLSGASLWRVFFDIVLPLCRTALWAGAAIAFVSALGNFGIPAMLGIPISYFVLPIQIYQTLSSFGPSMLSDVAALSVLMGVLAIGIVSLQGVMQRRHALPLIGMAGRSLDFQLGKWRLATESLLAVVLFAILLLPLLALIATSLVPTLGVPLNGKTLTFAAWHAIFDNQSATWRALTNSMVLSVSAALLLMLIALPLAWLLVRYASRPLRWLQNAIDIPYTLPGVVLAIAIILLFSRPLPLLNVSLSGTLMIIFIAYLARFLTVCLKPVHNSMLQLDPAMEEAASLAGANFSRRLRHIVLPLLAPAAFAGALLVFLTAVNELTVSALLWSAGKETIGVVIFNLDESGNKVLASAVSVLVVALVTCVMLLLSGLGRYLPKGVIPWQN; from the coding sequence ATGACCCTTCGTCAACCGACCAGCAGCGGCCCGCCGAAAGGGCTGCTGTGGTTATTGTTATGCATTGTGGCGCTGCTGAGCCTGTTGCCCAGCCTGCGCCTGTTACTGGCTGCATTGCTGGACTGGCAGCAGGGCAGTAACAGCAGTTTAGGCCGCGTACTGAGCAATCCATCGACCTGGACAGCACTGTATAACAGCCTTTATACCAGCGGGCTTGGCACGCTGTTGTCGCTGCTGCTGGGCAGCCTGTTTGCCTTTTGTCTGGCGCTGACCAATATCCGCCTGAAACAGATGTGGGTGTTCCTGTTTATGCTGCCGATGATGATCCCGCCGCAGGTTACGGCGCTCAGCTGGCTGCAACTTTTTGGTCCCGGCAGCATCCTGCTTAACAGCATTGGCCTCGCGCCGTCCTTTGGCAGCCCAAACCCGCTCTATTCCGCCGAAGGTATCGCGCTTTTGCTTGGGATCCAGCATGCGCCGCTGGTTTTTCTGGCGCTGCGCACCCAGTTGCAGTGTCTGCCAAAAGAGCAGATCGAAGCGGCGCGGTTGAGTGGTGCGTCGCTGTGGCGCGTGTTCTTCGATATTGTGCTGCCGCTATGCCGAACCGCACTGTGGGCCGGAGCGGCGATTGCCTTTGTTTCCGCGCTCGGCAACTTTGGTATTCCGGCGATGCTCGGTATTCCCATCTCGTATTTCGTACTGCCGATCCAGATTTACCAGACGCTCTCGAGCTTCGGTCCGTCGATGCTCAGTGACGTGGCGGCGCTGTCGGTGCTGATGGGTGTGCTGGCGATTGGCATTGTGTCCTTGCAGGGTGTAATGCAGCGACGCCACGCGCTGCCGCTGATTGGCATGGCGGGGCGGTCGCTGGATTTCCAGTTGGGTAAATGGCGGCTGGCGACGGAATCACTGCTCGCGGTGGTGCTGTTCGCTATTCTGCTGCTGCCGTTGCTGGCGCTGATCGCCACCTCCCTGGTACCGACACTCGGCGTACCGCTTAATGGCAAAACGCTGACGTTCGCCGCCTGGCATGCGATCTTCGATAACCAGAGCGCCACCTGGCGTGCGCTGACCAACAGTATGGTGTTGTCGGTTTCCGCCGCGCTGCTGCTGATGCTGATCGCCTTGCCGCTGGCCTGGCTGCTGGTGCGCTATGCCAGTCGCCCGTTGCGCTGGCTGCAAAACGCCATCGACATTCCCTACACCCTGCCGGGCGTGGTGCTGGCGATCGCCATTATCCTGCTGTTCTCGCGCCCGTTGCCGCTGCTTAACGTCAGCCTCAGCGGTACGCTGATGATCATCTTTATCGCCTATCTGGCGCGCTTTCTCACCGTCTGCCTGAAACCGGTCCATAACAGCATGCTGCAACTGGATCCGGCGATGGAAGAGGCCGCCAGCCTCGCTGGCGCGAACTTTTCCCGGCGTCTGCGTCATATTGTGCTGCCATTACTGGCGCCAGCCGCCTTTGCCGGCGCGCTGCTGGTCTTCCTGACGGCGGTGAATGAACTCACTGTGTCGGCGCTGCTGTGGAGCGCGGGCAAGGAGACCATCGGCGTGGTGATTTTCAACCTTGATGAGAGCGGCAATAAAGTGCTGGCATCGGCGGTGTCGGTACTGGTGGTGGCGCTGGTGACCTGCGTGATGTTGTTGTTAAGCGGTCTGGGTCGCTATCTTCCCAAAGGAGTTATCCCATGGCAGAACTGA
- a CDS encoding AsmA family protein encodes MTKTGKIITAVIGTLVVLIAIAIIIIATFDWNRLKPTINEKVSTELNRPFAIRGDLGVVWERQKQETGWRSWIPWPHVHAEDVVLGNPPDIPAVTMVHLPRVEATLAPLALLTKTVYLPWIKFQQPDARLIRLSEKNNNWTFNLASDSKPKDENAQPSSWSFQLDNILFDRGRIDIDDKVSRADIEILVDPLGKPLPFNEVTGSDKDKNAKIGDYVFGLKAKGRYNGQPLTGSGKIGGMLALKSEGTPFPVQADFRSGNTRVAFVGTVSDPMKMGGVDLKLKFAGDSLGELYDLTGVLLPDTPPFETDGRLVAKIDTEKTSVYDYRNFNGRIGDSDIHGSLTYTTGKPRPKLEGDLESRQLRLADLGPLIGVDTGKGAEQSKRSEEKKGEKSNQPAGKVLPYDRFETDKWDVMDADVRFKGRRIEHGSSLPLSDLTTHIILKNADLRLQPLKFGMAGGTINSNIHLEGDKKPMQGRAEIQARRLKLKELMPDVELMQKTIGEMNGDAEFRGTGNSIAALLGTSNGNLKLLMNDGVISRNLMEILGLNVGNFIVGQIFGDDEVRVNCAAANMDLVNGVARPRIFAFDTENAIINVTGTASMAAEQLDLTINPESKGVRIVTLRSPLYVRGSFKDPQAGVKPGPLIARGAVAAALATLVTPAAALLALISPSEGEENQCSNILSQMKR; translated from the coding sequence ATGACTAAAACCGGCAAAATCATCACCGCCGTCATTGGAACCCTTGTGGTCTTGATCGCCATTGCGATCATTATCATTGCGACGTTTGACTGGAACCGGCTCAAACCGACGATTAACGAAAAAGTGTCGACGGAGCTGAACCGTCCCTTTGCGATCCGCGGCGATCTGGGCGTGGTATGGGAACGCCAGAAACAGGAAACCGGCTGGCGCAGTTGGATCCCCTGGCCGCATGTGCACGCTGAAGACGTGGTGCTCGGCAACCCTCCGGATATTCCTGCGGTGACCATGGTGCATCTGCCGCGCGTCGAAGCAACGCTCGCGCCGCTGGCGCTGCTCACCAAAACCGTATACCTGCCGTGGATCAAATTCCAGCAGCCGGACGCGAGGCTGATCCGCCTTTCGGAAAAGAACAATAACTGGACCTTTAACCTCGCCAGCGACAGCAAGCCAAAAGATGAAAACGCGCAGCCGTCGTCCTGGTCTTTCCAGCTGGACAATATTCTGTTCGATCGTGGGCGTATCGATATTGACGACAAGGTGAGCCGTGCGGACATTGAGATCCTTGTCGATCCGCTGGGCAAACCGCTACCGTTCAACGAAGTGACCGGTTCGGATAAAGATAAAAACGCCAAAATCGGCGACTACGTGTTCGGCCTCAAGGCTAAAGGGCGCTACAACGGTCAGCCGCTGACTGGCAGCGGTAAAATTGGCGGTATGCTGGCGCTAAAAAGCGAAGGCACGCCGTTCCCCGTCCAGGCGGATTTCCGCTCCGGAAATACCCGCGTGGCCTTTGTCGGCACGGTGAGCGATCCGATGAAAATGGGCGGCGTCGATCTGAAACTGAAATTCGCCGGCGACTCGCTGGGTGAACTCTACGATCTGACCGGCGTACTGTTGCCGGACACCCCACCGTTTGAAACCGATGGTCGTCTGGTGGCAAAAATCGACACTGAAAAAACCTCGGTTTACGATTATCGCAACTTCAATGGGCGCATCGGTGATAGCGATATTCACGGCTCCCTGACCTATACCACCGGCAAACCGCGTCCGAAGCTGGAAGGCGATCTGGAATCCCGTCAACTGCGTCTGGCGGATCTGGGGCCCTTGATCGGCGTGGATACCGGTAAAGGCGCGGAACAGTCCAAACGCTCGGAAGAGAAAAAAGGCGAGAAGAGCAACCAGCCGGCGGGCAAAGTGCTGCCGTATGACCGTTTCGAGACCGATAAATGGGACGTGATGGACGCCGATGTGCGCTTTAAAGGACGTCGTATTGAACATGGCAGCTCGCTGCCGCTGAGCGATCTCACCACCCATATTATTCTCAAAAATGCCGATCTGCGTTTACAGCCGCTGAAGTTCGGCATGGCGGGCGGCACCATCAACTCCAATATTCATCTGGAAGGCGATAAAAAACCGATGCAGGGCCGCGCAGAAATTCAGGCGCGGCGGCTGAAGCTGAAAGAGCTGATGCCGGACGTTGAACTGATGCAGAAAACCATCGGTGAAATGAACGGTGATGCGGAATTCCGTGGCACCGGTAACTCTATCGCCGCGCTGCTCGGCACCAGCAACGGGAATCTCAAACTGCTGATGAACGACGGGGTGATCAGCCGTAACCTGATGGAAATTCTTGGACTGAACGTCGGTAACTTTATTGTCGGGCAGATCTTCGGTGACGATGAAGTGCGGGTGAATTGCGCGGCGGCGAACATGGATCTGGTGAACGGCGTAGCGCGACCGCGTATTTTCGCCTTCGATACGGAAAACGCCATTATCAACGTTACCGGCACCGCCAGCATGGCAGCGGAACAGCTGGATCTGACCATCAATCCGGAAAGTAAGGGCGTGCGTATCGTCACGCTGCGCTCGCCGCTGTACGTGCGGGGTTCCTTCAAAGATCCGCAGGCGGGTGTTAAGCCTGGCCCGCTGATTGCCCGCGGTGCCGTGGCCGCAGCGCTGGCAACGCTGGTGACGCCAGCTGCCGCACTGCTGGCGCTGATCTCCCCGTCGGAAGGCGAGGAAAACCAGTGCAGTAATATTCTGTCGCAGATGAAACGCTAA
- a CDS encoding M16 family metallopeptidase, translating into MQGTKIRLFTGGLLMMVAAGHVQADALQPDPAWQQGTLSNGFQWQVLSTPQRPSDRVEIRLLINTGSLTESTQQSGFSHFIPRIALTHSGGLEPAQARSLWQQGIDPKRPLPPAVVSYEYTLFNLSLPNNRNDLLKESLAYLADTAGKLTITPETVNHALANQDMVATWPQDTKDSWWRYRLKGSSLLGHDPADTLKQPVDAEQVKSFYQKWYTPDAMTLIVVGNIDSRTVSEQISKSFGDLKGKRSTPAPVPTLSPLPRESVSIMSDAVRQDRLSIMWDTGWQPIREASVLLRYWRADLAREALFWHVQQTLSKNNAKEIGLGFDCRVLFQRAQCAINLESPNDKLSSNLGTIARELAKVRDKGLSAEEFNALVAQKNLELQKLFATYARTDTDVLIGQRMRSLQNQVVDIAPEQYQKLRQDFLNSLTLEMLNQDLRQQLSQEMALVLLQPKGEQEYNMKDLQETWENIMSPATHAPAPVNDDVHQDVSDIPPAQR; encoded by the coding sequence ATGCAGGGCACAAAAATTCGACTCTTCACTGGCGGCTTGCTGATGATGGTTGCCGCCGGTCATGTGCAGGCAGATGCGCTCCAGCCCGACCCGGCCTGGCAACAGGGAACACTGTCTAACGGTTTTCAGTGGCAGGTTTTGTCCACTCCCCAGCGCCCCAGCGATCGTGTCGAAATTCGCCTGTTAATTAATACCGGCTCGCTCACCGAAAGTACCCAGCAGAGCGGGTTCAGCCATTTTATTCCCCGTATTGCGCTGACGCACAGCGGCGGCCTTGAGCCTGCCCAGGCGCGTTCGCTGTGGCAGCAGGGCATCGATCCGAAACGTCCGTTACCGCCCGCCGTGGTTTCCTACGAATACACGCTGTTTAATCTGAGCCTGCCGAATAACCGTAACGACCTGCTGAAAGAGTCGCTGGCGTATCTGGCAGATACCGCGGGTAAGCTGACTATCACCCCGGAAACCGTCAACCATGCGCTGGCGAATCAGGATATGGTGGCGACCTGGCCGCAGGATACCAAAGACAGCTGGTGGCGCTATCGTCTGAAAGGCTCGTCCCTGCTGGGCCACGATCCTGCGGATACCCTTAAACAGCCGGTAGATGCTGAACAGGTGAAGTCCTTCTATCAGAAATGGTATACCCCGGACGCCATGACGCTGATCGTGGTGGGGAATATCGACAGCCGCACCGTCTCCGAACAGATCAGCAAATCCTTCGGCGATCTGAAAGGCAAACGCAGTACACCAGCACCGGTGCCGACGTTATCGCCACTGCCGCGTGAATCCGTGAGTATCATGAGCGACGCGGTGCGTCAGGATCGGCTCTCCATTATGTGGGACACCGGCTGGCAGCCCATCCGCGAAGCGTCGGTGCTGTTACGTTACTGGCGCGCCGATTTAGCCCGCGAAGCCTTGTTCTGGCATGTGCAGCAGACGTTGAGCAAAAACAACGCCAAAGAGATTGGCCTCGGCTTTGACTGCCGGGTGCTGTTCCAGCGCGCCCAGTGCGCTATCAACCTTGAATCCCCGAACGACAAGCTGAGCAGTAACCTCGGCACCATTGCCCGCGAGCTGGCGAAAGTGCGTGATAAGGGGCTGTCGGCAGAAGAGTTCAACGCGCTGGTGGCGCAGAAAAATCTGGAGCTGCAAAAGCTGTTCGCCACTTACGCCCGCACCGATACCGACGTGCTGATCGGCCAGCGGATGCGTTCGCTGCAAAATCAGGTAGTGGATATCGCACCGGAGCAGTATCAGAAGCTGCGTCAGGATTTCCTGAACAGCCTGACGCTGGAGATGCTGAATCAGGATCTGCGCCAGCAGCTGTCACAGGAAATGGCGCTGGTGTTGCTGCAACCGAAGGGTGAGCAGGAATACAACATGAAGGATTTGCAGGAGACCTGGGAAAACATCATGTCCCCCGCCACGCATGCGCCTGCTCCGGTGAATGACGATGTGCATCAGGACGTGTCAGATATTCCACCGGCCCAGCGTTAG